One genomic region from Metallosphaera tengchongensis encodes:
- a CDS encoding FAD-binding oxidoreductase, with amino-acid sequence MDDLEKLGLEVSKETREDFVNFKVEPLAVVYPKNEDDVIKIVNYARLKGIPIVPWGAGTSLTGAVACQGCILIDMKYMSNIIEINDVDWYVRVQPGVNLEYLNKKLMERNFFLPPDPASFFLCSVGGAVSNSSGGMRGVRYGTFRDWVLALRVVLPTGEAVRIGEPFRKNRAGYDLVHLFTGSEGTLGIITEIWLRITPLPKENLTAIIAFVPDLKSTAGIIQDMRRGGVLPEISEYIDNEVVKALNSALDARLKESEGGLLLLRLQSEDAEAMKEILKKWGADFTVLSREEWERMYSLRAQSALALKAISKEMYVEDIVVPVSKLAEAIERINELEAKYKVKMPVIAHIGDGNLHPNILVRDKEVADVIFEEVGKIAIELGGSVSGEHGIGVQKAGLMGEQLKLHNGLKVLEIMRDIKRLIDPNGIMNPGKYVELAYERARASNP; translated from the coding sequence CAAAAATGAGGACGATGTAATAAAGATAGTTAACTACGCCAGACTTAAAGGTATCCCAATAGTGCCTTGGGGTGCAGGGACTAGCCTCACTGGCGCTGTTGCCTGCCAGGGATGTATTTTGATTGACATGAAGTATATGTCCAACATAATAGAGATTAACGATGTGGACTGGTACGTTAGAGTTCAGCCAGGCGTGAACCTGGAGTACCTTAATAAAAAGTTAATGGAAAGGAACTTCTTCCTGCCTCCTGATCCCGCGTCCTTCTTCCTATGTTCCGTGGGAGGGGCTGTATCAAACTCATCAGGAGGTATGAGGGGAGTGAGGTACGGTACGTTTAGGGACTGGGTCCTAGCCCTGAGGGTGGTGCTACCTACTGGGGAAGCTGTTAGGATCGGAGAACCTTTTAGAAAAAATAGGGCTGGATATGATTTAGTACACCTTTTCACGGGAAGTGAGGGAACTCTCGGTATAATAACGGAAATATGGCTGAGGATAACACCCTTACCGAAGGAGAACCTAACGGCCATAATTGCTTTCGTCCCCGACCTAAAATCCACTGCTGGGATAATCCAGGACATGAGGAGGGGCGGTGTACTACCTGAAATTTCCGAGTACATCGACAACGAGGTAGTAAAGGCCCTAAACAGTGCTCTAGACGCTAGATTGAAAGAATCGGAGGGAGGTTTGCTCCTGTTACGTCTACAAAGTGAAGACGCGGAAGCCATGAAGGAGATACTAAAGAAGTGGGGTGCAGACTTCACTGTCCTCTCAAGGGAGGAGTGGGAAAGGATGTACTCCCTGAGAGCTCAGTCGGCCTTAGCACTCAAGGCTATTTCAAAGGAGATGTACGTTGAGGACATAGTTGTCCCAGTATCTAAACTTGCGGAAGCCATAGAGAGAATTAATGAACTGGAAGCCAAATACAAAGTTAAAATGCCTGTGATTGCCCACATTGGCGACGGAAACTTACACCCAAATATCCTGGTAAGAGATAAGGAGGTCGCCGATGTCATTTTTGAGGAAGTCGGGAAAATCGCCATCGAATTGGGTGGTTCGGTCTCCGGAGAGCATGGGATTGGCGTACAGAAGGCTGGACTCATGGGAGAGCAACTGAAGCTCCACAACGGGCTTAAGGTCCTGGAAATAATGAGGGATATCAAAAGGCTGATTGATCCAAACGGTATAATGAACCCAGGGAAGTACGTCGAATTAGCCTACGAAAGGGCGAGGGCGTCGAATCCATGA